The Sporomusa termitida genome has a window encoding:
- a CDS encoding pyruvate kinase alpha/beta domain-containing protein, producing the protein MIGLYWKSAGAVHTAKTVELAVRKAKEYGIKSIVVASNSGKTAELFAGQVENVVCVTHANGFKEPGVNELTQEQRALLAENNINILTTSHVLSGAERGISRKFGGIYPVEIIANTLKIFGQGVKVTVEIAVMALDAGLIPYGEDIIAIGGTGKGADTAVVIRPAHAASILDTYIAEIICKP; encoded by the coding sequence ATGATAGGATTGTATTGGAAATCTGCAGGTGCTGTTCATACAGCCAAAACGGTGGAATTAGCAGTGCGCAAAGCAAAAGAGTATGGCATTAAGTCAATAGTAGTGGCATCCAACAGTGGTAAAACAGCCGAATTGTTTGCCGGCCAGGTTGAAAATGTGGTGTGTGTTACCCATGCCAATGGTTTTAAGGAGCCGGGAGTTAATGAACTGACGCAGGAACAGCGCGCGCTATTGGCAGAAAATAATATAAACATACTGACAACCAGCCATGTCTTATCCGGGGCGGAGCGGGGAATCAGCCGAAAATTCGGCGGGATTTATCCGGTAGAGATTATAGCGAATACCCTTAAAATTTTTGGCCAGGGGGTTAAGGTTACTGTAGAGATTGCCGTCATGGCTCTGGATGCAGGGCTAATCCCCTATGGCGAAGATATTATTGCCATTGGCGGTACAGGCAAGGGGGCTGATACCGCTGTGGTGATACGACCGGCTCATGCCGCCAGTATTTTAGATACTTATATTGCGGAAATCATTTGCAAACCGTAA
- a CDS encoding DJ-1/PfpI family protein, with translation MKQILLLLANGFEAYEASVFTDVLDWNMVEGDRSTKLVTCGLRKQLMCTGRLTVMPELLTAEVDVNEFDALAIPGGFESAGFYKDAYSDDFLSIIQKFNLAEKIIAAICVGALPLGKSGVLCGRQGTTYHLNNGCRQQQLAAFGVKVVNQPLVIDGNIITSSSPATALDVAFTLLEMLTTKENCRQIKHLMGF, from the coding sequence ATGAAACAAATTTTGTTATTACTGGCTAATGGCTTTGAAGCCTACGAAGCGAGTGTTTTTACTGATGTATTGGATTGGAATATGGTAGAAGGTGACAGATCTACCAAACTGGTAACTTGCGGCCTACGAAAGCAACTGATGTGTACCGGACGTTTAACTGTTATGCCTGAGCTACTGACCGCGGAAGTCGATGTAAATGAATTCGATGCCTTAGCTATTCCGGGAGGATTTGAATCGGCCGGTTTTTATAAAGACGCGTACAGCGATGATTTTTTGTCTATTATTCAAAAATTCAATCTGGCGGAAAAAATTATCGCCGCGATTTGTGTCGGGGCCTTGCCCCTGGGGAAAAGCGGGGTTTTATGCGGGCGGCAGGGTACGACATACCATTTAAACAATGGCTGCCGCCAACAGCAATTAGCCGCTTTTGGTGTTAAGGTTGTTAACCAGCCGCTAGTCATTGATGGTAACATCATCACCTCTTCGTCACCGGCAACAGCCCTGGATGTTGCCTTTACGCTGCTGGAGATGCTTACAACAAAAGAGAATTGCCGTCAAATCAAACATTTAATGGGCTTTTAA
- a CDS encoding AAA family ATPase, with product MPVIEKIHILGAAGSGTTTLGRTLAVQLGYQHFDTDHYFWLPTKPPFQVKRDVQDRQQFLAKDLDSADRWILSGSLCGWGDIFIPKFELVVYLWIPKDLRMERLLKREIQRYGAAAVKANGKRHAAANAFLEWAAGYDEGGLNMRSKMLHEQWLAALPCKVLRLEGDLSVEERAAAIHTCTNVP from the coding sequence ATGCCAGTGATAGAAAAGATCCACATTCTGGGGGCTGCGGGATCAGGGACCACTACCTTGGGGCGGACTCTTGCCGTTCAGTTGGGTTATCAGCATTTTGACACAGATCATTATTTTTGGCTTCCTACCAAACCACCATTTCAAGTAAAGCGGGATGTGCAAGACAGGCAGCAATTTTTAGCTAAAGATTTAGACAGTGCGGACCGGTGGATATTATCAGGTTCCCTGTGTGGCTGGGGTGATATATTCATTCCGAAATTTGAATTGGTGGTCTATTTGTGGATTCCAAAAGATCTGCGTATGGAAAGACTCCTTAAACGCGAAATACAGCGGTATGGGGCGGCAGCAGTCAAAGCGAACGGCAAGCGGCATGCTGCTGCAAACGCTTTCCTGGAATGGGCTGCCGGTTATGATGAGGGTGGCTTGAATATGCGCAGTAAAATGCTGCATGAACAATGGCTGGCGGCGCTGCCTTGCAAAGTATTGCGTCTGGAAGGTGATCTGTCTGTGGAAGAACGGGCAGCGGCCATACATACTTGCACAAATGTTCCCTAG
- a CDS encoding HAD family hydrolase produces MKEIELIIFDMDGLMFDTERPAFIAWQEAAACCGYEVDDVIYKRTIGSNAQRTRAIYLQHFGEAFPYERVKEELRNLRSHAKETGVPIKDGLYELLDYLNKTKVKKAVATSTSRERALELLAKAGVIGCFDCVLCGDEIKESKPHPEIFLKVAGQLGCSPEKCLVLEDSEAGILAAHAAGMLPIMVPDMKQPEEEIKVLLYKQLLNLYDVRAFLAEVFY; encoded by the coding sequence ATGAAAGAGATAGAATTAATTATTTTTGACATGGACGGATTAATGTTTGATACGGAAAGGCCAGCGTTTATTGCTTGGCAGGAGGCGGCTGCCTGCTGTGGGTACGAGGTTGACGATGTTATTTATAAACGAACTATTGGATCGAACGCCCAGCGGACAAGAGCAATATACCTGCAACATTTTGGTGAAGCCTTTCCTTATGAACGTGTTAAGGAGGAGCTGCGTAATTTAAGAAGCCATGCTAAAGAAACCGGTGTTCCGATTAAAGACGGCCTTTATGAACTACTGGATTATTTGAACAAGACCAAAGTAAAAAAGGCTGTGGCCACCTCCACGAGCCGGGAAAGGGCTCTGGAACTGTTAGCGAAAGCCGGAGTCATAGGCTGCTTTGATTGTGTGCTGTGCGGTGACGAAATAAAAGAATCCAAGCCGCATCCGGAAATATTTTTAAAAGTAGCCGGGCAACTGGGCTGCAGTCCGGAAAAATGTCTGGTACTGGAAGATTCGGAAGCAGGCATCTTAGCGGCCCACGCAGCAGGGATGCTGCCAATCATGGTCCCTGATATGAAGCAGCCGGAAGAGGAAATTAAAGTGTTGCTCTATAAACAACTGCTTAATTTATATGATGTAAGGGCGTTTCTGGCGGAAGTATTTTACTGA
- a CDS encoding HIT family protein: MNELHLIPKEFRQTFLLEMTIVSEAVYNVFKAEKINCESLGNSCSHVHWHIIPRYGTDPCPDKAIWNIERTILDSVILSDNELLQIQQILVAEMKELSIKYQIKAVFK; this comes from the coding sequence GTGAACGAACTTCACTTAATACCTAAAGAATTTAGGCAGACATTTTTACTTGAAATGACTATTGTTTCTGAAGCAGTATATAATGTTTTTAAAGCTGAAAAAATCAACTGTGAATCTTTGGGGAACTCGTGTTCTCATGTGCATTGGCATATTATTCCGCGTTATGGAACTGACCCTTGCCCTGACAAAGCCATATGGAACATAGAACGGACTATTCTAGATTCTGTTATTTTGAGCGATAATGAATTATTGCAAATACAGCAAATTCTTGTAGCGGAAATGAAAGAACTATCTATAAAATATCAAATTAAAGCTGTTTTTAAATGA
- a CDS encoding ABC transporter substrate-binding protein — protein sequence MKRGIVLTLLLLFIAIAIAFTGCGSSNHSGGHAEQTAAAAGDTKKLFPIRVAGDGTANGEVVIGNEVGIFREEGIEIIFTGVLKGGATELQTIAQGINDAFINAHPFVVAQAIMAGVKVKAVAPGMIDDPEFPHVRYLVREDSPIKTLDDIVGKKVSQSSSSSVCQDGYLKLYLQQHNLPLNVEWVKLPNPGQQEQALRQGLVDMTTSHPPFSGITVQQPGIRQVATSYDIVKTPGAGLSVRGFSEKFIAEHPDIVRAFCRALQKSHKWINANQQEATAIMAKKLKVDNQEHVSVFRYEERGSIDPVYMDLWIKMSEDIGLWQPGAIKATDIYTNEFAPKD from the coding sequence ATGAAAAGAGGAATAGTTTTAACACTATTATTGTTGTTTATTGCAATTGCAATTGCCTTTACCGGGTGTGGCAGCAGCAACCATAGTGGAGGCCATGCTGAACAAACAGCTGCGGCAGCGGGAGATACTAAGAAGCTTTTCCCCATTAGGGTGGCAGGCGACGGGACCGCGAACGGCGAAGTAGTAATTGGCAATGAAGTCGGAATTTTCCGGGAGGAAGGTATCGAGATTATATTTACCGGCGTGCTGAAGGGCGGCGCCACAGAGCTGCAAACCATCGCCCAGGGGATTAACGACGCCTTTATCAATGCGCATCCATTTGTTGTAGCGCAGGCAATTATGGCCGGGGTTAAGGTAAAAGCCGTTGCCCCCGGCATGATTGACGACCCGGAATTCCCCCATGTCCGGTATCTGGTCAGGGAGGACAGTCCGATCAAGACCCTGGATGATATCGTCGGCAAAAAAGTATCCCAAAGCAGTTCTTCTTCGGTTTGCCAGGACGGCTATTTAAAGCTGTACCTGCAACAACATAATCTGCCGCTGAATGTGGAGTGGGTGAAGTTGCCTAATCCGGGCCAGCAGGAGCAGGCTTTAAGGCAGGGACTGGTGGACATGACGACCTCACATCCGCCATTTTCCGGCATCACGGTACAACAGCCGGGCATTCGCCAGGTGGCCACCAGTTACGATATTGTGAAAACTCCGGGTGCCGGCCTGTCGGTCCGCGGGTTTAGCGAAAAGTTTATTGCCGAGCATCCGGATATTGTCAGGGCATTCTGCCGGGCATTGCAAAAATCGCACAAATGGATTAATGCCAACCAACAGGAGGCCACTGCCATTATGGCTAAAAAGCTGAAAGTTGACAATCAGGAGCATGTAAGTGTTTTCCGGTATGAGGAACGCGGCAGTATTGACCCCGTTTACATGGATTTGTGGATCAAAATGTCGGAGGATATCGGCCTGTGGCAGCCGGGGGCGATAAAAGCAACCGATATTTACACCAATGAGTTCGCGCCTAAGGATTGA
- a CDS encoding DJ-1/PfpI family protein: MSDIRQWKVGILLFDEVEVLDFAGPFEVFSVTAYSENDRKPFIVDTISETGNLIVARNGLKVQPDYGFDNAPYYDILVIPGGPGARNRQINNQAVIAWIRQRSAAVQLMTSVCTGALLLAQAGLLQGKRATTHWASYDRLENEFPEVIVKRNIKYVDEGNIITSGGISAGINMAFHVVRRLLSPEIAQLTARRMEYDIDIETQQYANG; this comes from the coding sequence ATGAGCGATATTCGGCAATGGAAAGTCGGAATATTACTTTTTGATGAAGTCGAAGTACTTGATTTTGCAGGGCCCTTCGAAGTGTTTTCCGTGACGGCGTACTCTGAAAATGATCGTAAACCTTTTATTGTCGATACGATTTCTGAAACCGGGAATCTAATAGTTGCCCGCAATGGCTTAAAGGTTCAGCCTGATTACGGCTTTGATAACGCGCCATATTATGATATCCTGGTTATCCCCGGTGGTCCCGGCGCCCGTAACCGGCAAATCAATAACCAGGCAGTCATAGCGTGGATTAGGCAACGGTCAGCAGCAGTACAATTGATGACCTCCGTCTGCACCGGCGCCCTTCTATTGGCGCAAGCCGGCTTGCTGCAAGGGAAAAGGGCCACAACACATTGGGCCAGTTATGACCGGTTAGAAAACGAATTCCCGGAAGTAATAGTTAAAAGAAACATAAAGTATGTTGATGAAGGGAATATAATTACATCAGGGGGTATTTCAGCAGGAATTAATATGGCGTTTCATGTTGTCCGGCGGCTTTTAAGTCCGGAAATTGCGCAGCTAACGGCAAGGCGTATGGAATACGATATTGATATTGAAACACAGCAATACGCGAACGGTTGA
- a CDS encoding MFS transporter, translating into MKTPINVKFMLRALRYRNYRLFFSGQAVSTIGTWMQTIAMNWLVYRLTESAFMLGSFNFFNSVPGLLLGPVAGVVADRFNRHKVIIITQSLAMLQAVLLAALVITGNIEVWHLLGLGFVLGCINGFDLTARQAFVVDLVEDKDDLPNAIALNSIILSVSKLVGPSIAGILIALVGEGACFLLNAASFIPVLAALLSMRVQEPVKREKENNSPLREMHEGYLYAYHFPPICYTVLLLGVVNLAGTVYVTLMPIFAQDIFAGDSYTLGLLMGATGLGAICGATFMASRPDPQGLERVIPWAVVLLGITLIVFSQTNWLLIGLLMLFFIGLGSIVHIAASSTLMQSLVDEDKRGRVMSLYSMSFGMTPFGNLLAGIMASYIGAAATVSTGGAVCVAGAILFFCRLQDIEKHTKTNNKIDEQNVIVPTSCNRVSGEKI; encoded by the coding sequence TTGAAAACACCTATCAATGTGAAGTTTATGCTGAGAGCCTTGCGGTATCGCAATTATCGTTTGTTTTTCAGCGGGCAAGCTGTGTCTACAATTGGTACCTGGATGCAAACGATTGCCATGAACTGGCTGGTCTACAGGTTGACAGAATCCGCTTTTATGCTGGGCTCATTTAATTTTTTTAATTCAGTGCCAGGTTTATTATTGGGGCCTGTGGCCGGTGTAGTTGCTGACCGTTTTAACAGGCACAAAGTTATTATCATTACCCAGTCGTTAGCGATGCTGCAGGCAGTATTGCTGGCGGCTTTAGTGATAACCGGCAACATAGAGGTTTGGCACTTGTTAGGGTTAGGTTTCGTATTAGGCTGTATTAATGGCTTTGATTTGACCGCCAGACAGGCATTTGTTGTCGATTTGGTTGAAGACAAGGATGATTTGCCTAACGCTATCGCCTTGAACTCTATTATTCTTAGTGTCTCAAAACTGGTCGGCCCGTCGATAGCCGGCATATTAATTGCCCTAGTGGGTGAGGGTGCATGTTTTCTGCTAAATGCGGCCAGTTTCATTCCTGTGCTGGCGGCTTTGCTGTCTATGCGCGTTCAGGAACCGGTTAAACGGGAAAAGGAAAACAATTCGCCGTTGCGGGAGATGCATGAAGGCTATCTGTATGCCTACCATTTTCCACCGATTTGTTATACGGTGCTGCTCCTGGGGGTGGTCAATCTGGCCGGTACGGTGTATGTCACGCTAATGCCGATTTTTGCTCAGGATATATTTGCGGGCGATTCGTACACATTGGGGCTCCTGATGGGGGCTACCGGCTTGGGAGCGATTTGCGGGGCGACATTCATGGCCTCCCGGCCTGATCCGCAGGGCCTGGAGCGAGTGATTCCGTGGGCGGTTGTTCTGCTGGGAATTACATTGATCGTGTTTTCGCAGACAAATTGGTTGCTGATCGGGCTGCTGATGCTCTTTTTTATTGGCCTGGGGTCGATTGTTCATATTGCAGCCTCCAGTACATTAATGCAATCCCTGGTGGATGAAGATAAACGCGGTCGCGTTATGAGCCTGTATTCCATGTCGTTCGGGATGACTCCCTTTGGCAATTTGCTGGCCGGCATCATGGCGAGCTACATCGGCGCAGCGGCAACCGTTAGTACGGGCGGGGCGGTTTGTGTTGCCGGGGCAATACTGTTTTTTTGCCGGCTGCAGGACATAGAAAAACATACCAAAACTAATAATAAAATAGATGAACAAAATGTGATTGTCCCTACGTCCTGTAACAGAGTTTCCGGCGAGAAAATATAG
- a CDS encoding class I SAM-dependent methyltransferase, which yields MDSKKIFSDKVNYYVKYRPQYPNEFIEYLINGVGVSPASIVADVGAGTGIFTKLLAGKVKTIYAVEPNPDMRAACVEYCRGYKNFVAVDGSAEETSLPGHSVDFVTVAQAFHWFDAEKAKNEFQRILKPHGKVILVWNRDEENDFAQEYGALRRKLFPDSWQDGSNGNGKNPAAYRTFFREGKYDAKIFKTGNTVSLEQFIGASLSTSYAPSEKDEKFPAFIDGLTALFAKYSQDGQIRFRNHAYSYVGEV from the coding sequence ATGGACAGTAAAAAAATATTTTCTGATAAAGTTAATTATTATGTGAAGTACCGCCCGCAATACCCTAATGAATTTATTGAGTATCTTATTAATGGGGTCGGTGTGTCCCCGGCTTCTATTGTCGCTGATGTGGGCGCCGGGACCGGGATTTTCACCAAATTGCTGGCCGGCAAAGTGAAAACAATCTATGCAGTTGAGCCTAATCCGGATATGAGGGCGGCCTGTGTGGAATATTGCCGTGGCTATAAAAATTTTGTGGCTGTTGACGGCAGCGCCGAGGAAACTTCCCTGCCAGGCCACAGTGTTGATTTCGTTACGGTAGCCCAGGCTTTTCACTGGTTCGATGCGGAAAAGGCAAAAAATGAGTTCCAGCGCATACTTAAGCCGCATGGCAAAGTTATTTTAGTATGGAATCGTGATGAGGAAAATGACTTTGCCCAAGAATATGGCGCATTACGCAGAAAGCTATTTCCTGATTCCTGGCAAGATGGCAGCAACGGCAATGGGAAAAATCCCGCTGCATATCGCACATTTTTTCGCGAAGGCAAATATGATGCCAAAATCTTTAAAACAGGCAATACAGTGTCATTGGAACAGTTTATTGGTGCTTCCCTGTCAACGTCATACGCTCCTTCTGAAAAAGATGAGAAATTTCCAGCATTCATTGATGGTTTGACGGCGCTATTTGCAAAATATAGCCAAGACGGGCAAATACGATTCCGTAATCATGCGTATAGCTATGTGGGGGAGGTGTAA